In the genome of Arachis stenosperma cultivar V10309 chromosome 6, arast.V10309.gnm1.PFL2, whole genome shotgun sequence, the window AAAAGACTTGAATGCTGTGTTATAAATGAAAAGACAAATGAAGTAATGTTTGTTGCCAAGCGTTTCAATAATATGTATGGACTCTCTCTTGATGAACTAAAAGATCAAAATGTAGCCTGTCTCCACTCTAAAGATTCTGAAAAGTGGTtatggcacaagagattgggccatgcaagtatgtttcaaataaacaaacttgtaaagaaagaattagtaagaggtcttcccttgataaagtttgacaaagacatcacttgtgatgcttgccaaatgagaaaacaaacaaaaagttcttttaaaccaaaggaagacatctctactaaaagaccacttgagttgctacacattgatttatttggtccaactagaactcaaagcctaggtggtaaacattatggattagtaattgtggatgactaCACTAGGTTTGGTTaggttttatttcttgcacacaaaaatgaagccttttcggcctttgaacctttttgcaagaaaattcaaaataaaaaagatttgaaaatctcTTCTATACGAAGCgatcatggaactgaatttgaaaataatttgtttgaatccttttgtgaggaatatggaatatctcacaacttctgttgtccaagaacaccacaacaaaatggtgttgttgaaagaagaaatagaagcatacaagagatgacaagagctatgctttgtgagagtaatgttccaaaattcctttgggctgaagcggttaacacagcttgccacattttgaatagaacaatcataaggaaatttttgaagaaaaccccttatgaactttggaaaggctacccaccaaacttagattacttgcacatctttggatgcaaatgttttgttttgaacaacaaagaaaatttgggaaaatttgatccaaaggcttatgagtgcttgtttgtaggatattccacaactagtaaagcttatagggtttatcatcaagatgctagaattattgaagagtccatacatgttacattttgtgatactaacttggtgcaaagcattttggaagatggtgatgcaggaaatcaagctcaaaaggatGATGAAACTGCTCAGAATTATGAAAAAGGAAATTCTGGACAAGCTGAACCAGAAACAGCAAATGCTGAAAAGTCAAgagacaattccattttgtctcatgaaccTGAAAGAAATTCAGCAGAAAGCAGCATACAGATTCCTTTGGTGACCGAATCTGCCTCCAAGTCCACTAGACCTCGTGAATGGAGGTTCTTAAAGAATTATCCTGAGGAATTTGTCATTGGGGACGTCTCTCATGGAGTGCAAACTAGGTCTTCCACTAGAAAGGCAAATGAAGGTTCAAACATTGCCCTTCTTTCACAAATGGAGCCTCAAAACGTCAAGGAAGCCCTAAGTGACCCATCTTGGATTAAGGCtatggaggatgagcttcttgagtttgaaaagaacCAAGTGTGGACGTTGGTTCCAAGGCCtagtggaaagaaagtgaccggCACCAAGTGGATATTCCGGAACAAGTTGGGAGAAGATGGTAGCATTGCAAGGAACAAAGCAAGGCtagtggcacaaggatatgaccaagaagaaggaatcgactttgatgaatcctttgcccctgttgcccgaatggaagccataagacttctcttagcttatgctgcattttgtggttttaaattataccaaatggatgtgaaatgtgcatttttaaatggtgtgatagatagagaagtatatgtggagcagcctccgggttttgaaaataaagagcattctaatcatgtttttaaattgtctaaagctctctatggt includes:
- the LOC130934493 gene encoding uncharacterized protein LOC130934493, with the protein product MEDPVKDVTIDAKEEVAQPPMQISYEELDGVTQDACFLDDDRHQSSPPSDELASARNQAQKDDETAQNYEKGNSGQAEPETANAEKSRDNSILSHEPERNSAESSIQIPLVTESASKSTRPREWRFLKNYPEEFVIGDVSHGVQTRSSTRKANEGSNIALLSQMEPQNVKEALSDPSWIKAMEDELLEFEKNQVWTLVPRPSGKKVTGTKWIFRNKLGEDGMRQFWAGDERFLLVRVIWACFK